A single window of Helicobacter pylori DNA harbors:
- the rny gene encoding ribonuclease Y, whose amino-acid sequence MKKIYYARGQATLKSASAKAKLMEFQAKSFVEAEEIRMKSQECKLQQQYENKNLQLQTHFDKKEAHLKHLEAQHKEFVRDEKRYLEKKKKELEKERQILEQERENFKKQRAVCKEAQAKALDAMLNYMAYTKDEIKSMILEQLEEELEAQKSALIRRYEKEAKEEGKKKSYAILAEATARFAGNYATENLTSRIALPCSDYIGRVIGKDGKNIEAFKKVSGVDIEFSEDSSELCLSSFNLYRREVASETLKILIEDGRIQPNRIEEVYHRVARNMEKELLSEGESVVLELELGVMEDELKILIGKMRYRSSFGQNALQHSKEVALLAGLIAEQLGGDKKLARRAGILHDIGKALTQELGRDHVNLGVEVCKRHKEDPVVINAIYAHHGHEEILSVECASVCAADALSAGRPGARRKSDEEYAKRMQALEEIALEFDGVEKAYAMESGRELRVIVKSNQVRDNQVPIIARKIAKKIEESAQYVGEVGVQVVRENRFKTTATLKQ is encoded by the coding sequence ATGAAAAAGATCTATTACGCTAGAGGGCAAGCCACTTTAAAAAGCGCTTCAGCTAAAGCCAAATTGATGGAGTTTCAAGCGAAATCTTTTGTGGAAGCTGAAGAGATACGCATGAAAAGCCAAGAATGCAAATTGCAACAGCAATATGAAAACAAAAACTTGCAACTCCAAACCCATTTTGATAAAAAAGAAGCGCATTTGAAGCATTTAGAAGCGCAGCACAAAGAATTTGTAAGAGATGAAAAACGCTATTTGGAAAAGAAAAAAAAAGAGCTTGAAAAAGAACGCCAAATTTTAGAACAAGAGAGGGAAAATTTTAAAAAACAGCGCGCTGTTTGTAAAGAAGCTCAAGCCAAAGCGCTAGATGCGATGCTCAATTACATGGCTTATACTAAAGATGAAATTAAAAGCATGATTTTAGAGCAATTAGAAGAAGAATTAGAAGCCCAAAAAAGCGCGTTAATCAGGCGTTATGAAAAAGAAGCCAAAGAAGAGGGCAAGAAAAAATCGTATGCCATTTTAGCGGAAGCGACAGCCCGTTTTGCGGGTAATTATGCGACAGAGAATTTAACAAGTCGTATTGCTTTGCCTTGCTCAGATTATATCGGTCGTGTGATAGGCAAAGACGGGAAAAATATTGAAGCGTTTAAAAAGGTCAGCGGGGTGGATATAGAATTTAGCGAAGACAGCAGCGAATTGTGTTTGTCCAGTTTCAATCTTTATCGGCGTGAAGTAGCGAGTGAGACGCTTAAAATTTTAATAGAAGACGGCCGTATCCAGCCTAACAGGATTGAAGAGGTTTATCACAGAGTCGCGCGCAACATGGAAAAAGAACTGCTTTCTGAAGGGGAGAGCGTGGTGTTAGAATTGGAGCTTGGGGTTATGGAAGATGAGCTTAAAATTTTAATAGGCAAAATGCGTTATCGTTCTAGTTTTGGGCAAAACGCTTTACAGCATTCTAAAGAAGTCGCTCTTTTAGCCGGCCTGATTGCAGAACAGCTTGGGGGGGATAAAAAGCTCGCCAGAAGAGCCGGTATTTTGCATGATATTGGTAAAGCGCTCACTCAAGAGCTTGGGAGAGACCATGTGAATTTAGGCGTTGAGGTGTGCAAGCGCCATAAAGAAGACCCGGTTGTGATCAATGCGATTTATGCCCACCATGGGCATGAAGAGATTTTGAGCGTGGAGTGCGCGAGCGTGTGCGCGGCTGATGCGCTTTCAGCAGGGCGTCCTGGGGCTAGGAGAAAGAGCGATGAAGAATACGCTAAACGCATGCAAGCTTTAGAAGAGATCGCGCTAGAATTTGATGGGGTGGAAAAGGCGTATGCGATGGAGAGCGGGCGAGAATTAAGAGTGATTGTCAAATCCAACCAAGTCAGGGACAATCAAGTGCCTATTATTGCCAGAAAGATCGCTAAAAAGATAGAAGAGAGCGCTCAGTATGTGGGTGAAGTGGGCGTGCAAGTGGTGCGAGAAAATCGCTTCAAAACGACCGCTACGCTCAAGCAATAA
- the ftsY gene encoding signal recognition particle-docking protein FtsY: protein MFNFFKKIVNKIKGEEKEKKRESVPKEELEEILIGFDIQYDLIESLLKHLGDLVTPKQLEVALLRFVRGESYYDKTRLKTITTKPLVHLIVGVNGAGKTTTIAKLAKLSLKQHKKALLGAGDTFRAAAVKQLQLWGEKLNVQVISAKEGSDPSSLAYNTIESAIAKNIDEVFIDTAGRLHNQTNLKNELSKIARTCSKVLKDAPFYKFLILDGTQGSSGLTQAKIFHETLALDGVIMTKLDGTSKGGAILSVLYELKLPILYLGMGEKEDDLIAFDEERFIEDLVDAVFVEQ from the coding sequence ATGTTTAATTTTTTCAAAAAAATTGTCAATAAGATTAAAGGCGAAGAGAAAGAAAAAAAGCGTGAAAGCGTTCCTAAAGAGGAATTAGAAGAAATTTTGATTGGCTTTGACATCCAATACGATTTGATAGAGAGCTTGTTAAAGCATTTAGGCGATTTGGTTACGCCCAAGCAATTGGAAGTCGCTTTGTTGCGTTTTGTGCGTGGGGAAAGTTACTATGATAAAACCCGCCTAAAGACTATCACCACAAAGCCCTTAGTGCATTTGATTGTGGGGGTTAATGGGGCGGGTAAAACCACAACGATCGCTAAATTAGCCAAACTTTCTTTAAAACAGCATAAAAAAGCGCTTTTAGGAGCCGGCGATACCTTTAGAGCGGCCGCAGTCAAACAGCTCCAACTATGGGGCGAAAAGCTTAACGTTCAAGTCATTAGCGCTAAAGAAGGGAGCGATCCAAGCTCTTTAGCTTACAACACCATAGAAAGCGCGATCGCTAAAAATATAGATGAAGTTTTTATAGACACCGCCGGGAGGCTACACAACCAGACTAACCTTAAAAACGAGCTTTCTAAAATCGCGCGCACCTGCTCTAAAGTTTTAAAAGACGCCCCCTTTTATAAATTCCTTATTTTAGACGGCACGCAAGGGAGTTCTGGGCTAACGCAAGCCAAAATTTTCCATGAGACTTTGGCGTTAGATGGCGTGATCATGACTAAGCTTGATGGCACTTCTAAAGGCGGAGCGATTTTAAGCGTGCTGTATGAGTTGAAATTACCCATTCTTTATTTAGGAATGGGCGAAAAAGAAGACGATTTGATCGCTTTTGATGAAGAACGCTTTATAGAAGACTTGGTTGATGCGGTGTTTGTGGAACAATAA
- a CDS encoding YkgJ family cysteine cluster protein, with protein sequence MEESKKRTTPDRFPCTSCGLCCKNITGIIELIGFDAGNGVCKFLDLETNLCKIYESRPLICRIDEAHKKLYPHIPLKEFYAKNAEVCNVLQEANHMDKSFRVILRK encoded by the coding sequence ATGGAAGAATCCAAAAAGCGAACAACTCCTGATCGTTTCCCTTGCACCTCTTGCGGGCTTTGCTGTAAAAATATCACCGGGATTATTGAGCTTATTGGGTTTGATGCTGGCAATGGGGTGTGCAAGTTTTTGGATTTAGAAACGAATCTGTGCAAGATTTATGAATCGCGCCCGTTAATTTGCAGGATTGATGAAGCGCACAAAAAGCTTTATCCCCACATCCCGCTTAAGGAGTTTTATGCCAAAAACGCAGAAGTTTGTAACGTTTTGCAAGAAGCAAACCATATGGATAAGAGCTTCAGGGTCATTCTTAGGAAATAA
- the moaA gene encoding GTP 3',8-cyclase MoaA: MLVDSFNRVIDYIRVSVTKQCNFRCQYCMPATPLNFFDDEELLPLDNVLEFLKIAIDEGVKKIRITGGEPLLRKGLDEFIAKLHAYNKEVALVLSTNGFLLKKMAKGLKDVGLSRVNVSLDSLKSDRVLKISQKDALKNTLEGIEESLKVGLKLKLNTVVMKSVNDDEILELLEYAKNRRIQIRYIEFMENTHAKSLVKGLKEEEILDLIAQKYQIIATEKPKQGSSKIYTLENGYQFGIIAPHSDDFCQSCNRIRLASDGKICPCLYYQDAIDAKEAIINKDTKMMERLLKQSIINKPEKNMWNDKNSETPTRAFYYTGG, encoded by the coding sequence GTGTTGGTAGATAGTTTTAATAGGGTTATTGACTATATTAGGGTTTCTGTAACCAAGCAATGCAATTTCAGGTGTCAGTATTGCATGCCTGCTACACCATTAAATTTTTTTGATGATGAAGAATTATTGCCTTTGGATAATGTTTTAGAATTTCTTAAAATCGCCATTGATGAGGGCGTTAAAAAAATTAGAATCACGGGTGGGGAGCCGCTATTACGCAAGGGTTTAGACGAGTTTATCGCTAAACTACATGCTTACAATAAAGAAGTAGCGTTAGTTTTAAGCACTAATGGTTTTTTACTCAAAAAAATGGCTAAGGGTTTAAAAGATGTCGGGTTATCACGGGTGAATGTTTCATTAGATTCTTTAAAAAGCGATAGGGTTTTAAAAATCTCTCAAAAAGACGCTCTTAAAAACACGCTAGAAGGGATTGAAGAGTCCTTAAAAGTGGGTTTAAAACTCAAATTAAACACGGTTGTGATGAAAAGCGTTAATGATGATGAAATCTTAGAACTTTTAGAATACGCAAAAAACAGGCGCATACAAATCCGCTACATTGAATTTATGGAAAATACGCATGCTAAAAGTTTGGTTAAAGGCTTGAAAGAGGAAGAAATTTTAGATTTGATCGCTCAAAAATATCAAATCATTGCGACAGAAAAACCCAAACAAGGATCTTCTAAAATCTACACGCTAGAAAATGGCTATCAATTTGGCATTATCGCTCCGCATAGCGATGATTTTTGCCAATCTTGCAATCGTATCCGTTTGGCTTCTGATGGCAAGATTTGCCCATGTTTATACTATCAAGACGCCATAGACGCTAAAGAAGCGATCATAAATAAAGATACAAAAATGATGGAAAGGCTTTTAAAACAATCCATCATCAATAAACCAGAAAAAAACATGTGGAATGATAAAAACAGCGAAACTCCCACAAGGGCGTTTTACTACACAGGGGGGTAG
- the mobA gene encoding molybdenum cofactor guanylyltransferase MobA, with product MKNPIIDNIPCVLLAGGKSSRFIINNIQINKALMPLKSYPSLLEYQYSRLLKLFKQVIISAKKSYALNAPYLLEKESGLFSPLFGIHNAFLTLQTPYIFFIAIDTPLVSFESIKALCGIQNFSVVYAKSPTKEHYLISLWHQSILNALNYTLKTQNYRLSDLIKNAFSTAIHFDKEEEFLNLNTLKDYELAVQILKERANG from the coding sequence TTGAAAAACCCTATCATTGATAACATTCCTTGCGTTTTATTAGCTGGGGGCAAAAGCTCTCGTTTCATCATCAATAATATTCAAATCAATAAGGCTCTCATGCCTTTAAAATCGTATCCTAGCCTTTTAGAATACCAATACTCGCGCCTTTTAAAACTTTTCAAACAAGTCATTATCAGCGCGAAAAAATCTTACGCATTAAACGCTCCCTATCTTTTAGAAAAAGAGAGCGGCCTTTTTTCACCCCTTTTTGGCATTCATAATGCTTTTTTAACGCTGCAAACCCCTTATATTTTTTTTATCGCCATAGATACGCCTTTAGTGTCCTTTGAAAGCATTAAGGCTCTTTGTGGGATTCAAAACTTTAGCGTAGTCTATGCTAAAAGCCCCACAAAAGAACATTATTTGATTTCTTTGTGGCATCAAAGTATCCTTAACGCCCTTAATTACACTCTTAAAACGCAAAATTATCGCTTGAGCGATCTTATCAAAAACGCCTTTTCAACCGCTATCCATTTTGATAAAGAAGAAGAATTTTTAAACCTCAACACCTTAAAAGACTATGAATTAGCCGTTCAAATTTTAAAAGAGAGGGCCAATGGCTGA
- a CDS encoding 5-formyltetrahydrofolate cyclo-ligase: MFRDFCKERLKRAKPTKDKAVRDKLACKLLFWKLKDYQNILLYSPLGHELDIRPLILKLRQKNKRVWLPKSIKKGTHFSKEGFTIVPFRLPLRRLGWFDEPSLSRYYKRELDCIVVPILGMDTSFRRVGFGLGMYDRSLPQLFKRRLKRPLIVFVSRELAIANGVLTDAYDIEADLYMNARIVMKNNRGKHYEQRVNLHFIRSLGSVFDYRSSHVLCDEKDLLR, from the coding sequence ATTTTTAGAGATTTTTGTAAAGAACGCTTGAAAAGGGCTAAACCGACCAAAGATAAAGCAGTTAGGGATAAACTGGCTTGCAAGCTTTTGTTTTGGAAACTCAAAGATTATCAAAATATTTTATTGTATAGCCCATTAGGGCATGAGCTTGACATTAGGCCTTTGATTTTGAAGTTAAGACAAAAAAATAAGCGCGTGTGGTTGCCTAAAAGCATCAAAAAAGGCACTCATTTTTCTAAAGAGGGTTTTACTATCGTGCCCTTTAGGTTGCCCTTAAGGCGTTTAGGGTGGTTTGATGAGCCGAGTTTGTCGCGCTATTATAAGCGGGAATTGGATTGTATTGTCGTGCCGATTTTAGGAATGGATACAAGCTTTAGGCGCGTGGGTTTTGGGCTAGGCATGTATGATAGGAGTTTGCCCCAATTATTCAAAAGGCGACTAAAACGCCCCTTAATCGTGTTTGTGAGTAGGGAGTTAGCGATAGCTAATGGTGTTCTTACAGACGCCTATGACATTGAAGCGGATCTTTACATGAATGCTCGTATCGTTATGAAGAATAATAGAGGGAAACATTATGAGCAGCGGGTTAATTTACATTTCATTAGAAGTCTTGGTAGCGTGTTTGATTACCGCTCTAGTCATGTATTATGTGATGAAAAAGATCTATTACGCTAG
- a CDS encoding MATE family efflux transporter: MYQVKKIFSLALPSGVNAFLDVLVVALSVFFVGKISHHHIVALGVGLQFLMLFYGINTILYTGTNAILSRLVGARDFTQINHAFSSIFIGAFVICLGVLFASYFLIEPFLNWMQLQNPSRQLTQDYLEVLVIALPSVFLKNVLVSALASFSDTLTPFIVKIIMVIACIFLNQALIFGDFGFKEMGIVGSALANVVVSYWELLALSLWIQIKKIPLKFKITFRFSFLKTMFRVGWPAGFERLLSLFSLILLSKFVASYGDKVLAGMQIGIRVETFSFMPGFGFMIAAMVLTGQNLGANKPKIATEYAHLILKISMGLMGVLGIVLVLFAKEFASLFSQDEEVLEVARSYLIAVGLSQAPLIGYFVLDGVFRGAGISKVSLYINTLSLWGLRIMPIYLLLIHHFKVEFIFVVIASETFLRSFIYYKVFSKGIWKRCGKKA; this comes from the coding sequence ATCTATCAAGTTAAGAAAATCTTTTCTTTAGCCTTACCCTCTGGGGTTAATGCTTTTTTAGATGTGTTGGTGGTCGCGCTCTCGGTTTTTTTTGTGGGCAAGATTTCGCACCATCACATTGTGGCTTTAGGGGTGGGCTTGCAATTTTTGATGCTTTTTTATGGCATCAACACGATTTTATACACCGGCACTAACGCCATTCTTTCTAGGCTTGTGGGGGCTAGGGATTTTACTCAAATCAACCACGCTTTTTCCAGTATTTTTATAGGGGCGTTTGTGATCTGTTTGGGCGTGCTGTTTGCTTCTTATTTTTTGATTGAGCCTTTTTTAAATTGGATGCAATTACAAAATCCTTCGCGCCAATTGACGCAAGATTATTTAGAAGTCTTAGTTATCGCGCTACCGAGTGTTTTTTTAAAAAATGTTTTAGTTTCAGCGCTCGCTAGCTTTTCAGACACCTTAACCCCCTTTATTGTTAAAATCATCATGGTCATTGCATGCATTTTTTTGAATCAAGCCTTGATTTTTGGGGATTTTGGTTTTAAAGAAATGGGCATTGTTGGCTCTGCTTTAGCGAATGTGGTTGTCTCTTATTGGGAATTACTCGCGCTTAGTCTTTGGATACAAATCAAAAAAATCCCTTTAAAATTCAAAATAACCTTTCGTTTTTCTTTTTTAAAAACCATGTTTAGAGTGGGTTGGCCGGCCGGGTTTGAGCGCTTATTGAGCTTGTTTTCTTTAATCCTCTTGTCTAAATTTGTAGCGAGCTATGGGGATAAGGTGTTAGCGGGCATGCAAATAGGTATTAGGGTTGAAACCTTTTCGTTCATGCCCGGATTTGGGTTTATGATTGCAGCGATGGTTTTAACAGGGCAAAATTTAGGGGCGAACAAGCCAAAGATCGCCACAGAATACGCGCATTTGATTTTAAAAATCTCTATGGGTTTAATGGGGGTTTTAGGGATTGTTTTAGTCTTATTCGCTAAAGAATTCGCGAGCCTTTTTTCTCAAGATGAAGAAGTCTTAGAAGTGGCACGCTCTTATTTGATCGCTGTGGGTCTCTCTCAAGCCCCCTTAATTGGGTATTTTGTGCTAGATGGAGTTTTTAGGGGGGCTGGCATTTCTAAAGTCTCACTATACATTAACACCCTAAGCTTATGGGGGTTAAGGATCATGCCCATTTACTTGCTTTTAATTCATCATTTTAAGGTGGAATTTATTTTTGTAGTGATCGCATCAGAAACTTTTTTGCGCTCATTCATCTACTATAAAGTTTTTTCTAAAGGCATTTGGAAAAGGTGCGGGAAAAAGGCTTGA